AGCGGCGGCACGACGAGGAAGTACGCCCACAGCAGGAGCGTCTCGCCGGCGTCGCGGACCCACGCGTCCCCGCCGCCGCGCAGGCGCCCGAGCAGGAGCGTCGCGGCCGTGACGCCCGCGAACGCCCCGCCGAGGGCCAGCCGCGTCTCGGGCGCGACGAGCCACGCGGCGTCGAGTCCGCCGCCGAACAGCGCCACCCACGCGTCGACGACGTCGCGGTAGCGACCCGGAAAGCGGAGGAGCGGAACGAGCATCGGGAGCCCGCCGCGGACCACCAGCGTCCCGACGCGGACCGCTCGGTCGTCGAGGTGCGCCCCGCCGAGCGCGTCCAGCGCGTAGAGGTCGCCCTGGCCCCAGTGGAACCACGTGAGGCCGATGAAGAACGCGGCCGACGCCGCGGGCGCGACGTACCACAGCGCCGCGTACCCGACGCCGAGGAGCAGATACGCGAGCCCCACCAGAGCGAGCCACCGGAGCGTCGGACGCTCGCCCGCCGCGCGGGCGGGCGCGAGGTGGTCGACCGCGCCGTGCGGGAGACCGAAGGCGACGAGGCTCACCGCCAGCGGCGCGTACCGGAGCCAGGCGGGGAGCGTCGCGGCGACGCCCACGAAGGCGTCCGCAACGGCGAGGAGCGTGGTCGAACCGATCGCGAGCCACGCGGGACCGACGCCGATCGCGAGCATCGGGCCGCGCGCCGCCGACACTGACTTCGACACCGCCGCCGGTCCGGTCCCGACCATCGTCACCGCTCGACGTCGGCGTCGATGTCGATCCCGAGCGTTCGGAGCCGTCGGCGCCAGGCCGCTCCCGGGATCGAGTCGGCCGACAGCAGTTCGGCCACGACCGGCCGGTACAGGACGAGCCCCTGGACCACGAACAGATTGGTCACGAGGAAGAACGTCGCCTCCTCGACGGGAAGGCCGAGGAGGTACAGTCCCGTGGTGTACTGCTCGGAGAGCACCCAGATCCCGAGTTCGATGGCGACTCGGTCGACGGTACACAGATACAGCGTCGGGAGGAGCGTCCCGGCCGCGACGAGTCGGCGCCGCGCCCACAACTGCGGCGCGCCGACGGCCCACTGCAGGGCGACCACCGGCGCCGCCCACGCGAGGATCGCCCCGAGGTAGAACGTCGCATCGAGCGCGAGCAGCCGCCATCCGAGGAGGCCGATCCCCGCGGCGAGCGCGAGCGCGACGACCCGACCGGCGACGGGACGTTCGGTCTCCGGCCACGTGGTCGGGACCGACAGGTGCGAGAGCCACAGCGCGGTCAGCCAGGGCTGGACGAGGATGAAGAGGTACTCCTCGATCGGTGCGTGGCCGACCGTAGCGATCGTGGTGCCGTCGCCGTACCACCAGACGCCGCGCGCGATGAGCAGATTGTCCCACGGCGTCGTGTACACCACGGCGACGACGGTGATGATCGCCACCCCGACCCAGTACCGGCGGAGGCCGCCACTGCTCCACGGTGTCGCCGACTCCCCGATCCGGGCGCGGCTCACCGCCCCGGTCGCGACGAGGAGCATCACTGCGGGCAACAGGAACGCCAGGTGAAACTGGAGGTACGTGAGCGTCGTCGTCATCGGTGTTCCTCGTGTCTCGGGATCGGGCGGCGAGCCGCCGACAGGAACGGGCGCGGGAGACCGGGGCCGCGGCGCCGCGACCCCGGTCGACGTCGGTTCGCGTCGATCAGTCGTGCGGTGCGATCAGCCGGCGAGCCGGCCGATTCGTCGGCGTCCGCGTCGGCCGGCAGTCGGTGGACCGCCCGCGATCAGTCGGCGGGTTCGGCGCCCGCGGCCGAGCCGGCGGCGTCGAGGACCTCGCGGCTCGACAGCAGGATGATCCCGAATCCGACCTTAGCAACCAGGTCCAGCACCATAAATCCGGCCGTCTCGACGTACAGCGGGACGATCCGGAGCCCCTCGGTACCGACGATCCACCAGACCGGGTAGATCAGCCAGACAACGACGATCAGCGTCCGGAGCGTGCTGAACGTCGACGCGGCGTCGCCGGAGAGCTGACTGGCCTTCTCGTCGAGGGAGCCGTATAGCATATACAGCAGGACGAGCAGGAAGCCCGTCGAGACGCCCCACCAGACGATCCGGCGCGCGCCCTCGGAGAGGACGCCGGCACCGCCCGACAGCGTCGCCAGCACGCCGGTGCCGATCATCAGCATGTCGAGGCCGACGAGCGAGGCGAGCTCGTTCCGGTTCGCCCCGGCGAGGAGCCCGAGGTCGATGAGCAACAGCGGGGTCGTGAAGAACCAGTCGGTGTACCGGGCCCAGTAGATCGGCAGCTCCTCGCCGCCGACCGTGACGGTCGTGAGCCCGAAGCCGAGCGCCATCGCGAGGTAGTTTACGAACGCGATGGCGGTGATGAATATCGTGACGATATAGAACTCCTGTCTCCGTCTGTCCGTTTCGCCCCAGCCCCTGGCGATGAAGTACAGCATCCCCAGGAACATTCCGAGCGTGCCGATCCACAGCCATATTCCTTCGCTACCAGGTTGCGGCATAGTACGTGTGATAGTAGGGAGGTAAACGGGGTAAGCACCGTACACAACTAGTTGGACCCGTGGCCGTCGATCTCCCGAGACCGCAGGACGTCGTCGTCGACGACGGCGCCGACGAGCTTTCGCTGGGCGCTCCGGAGATGTTGATGAAAGGTCGAGCGGCCGATCCCCATCGACTCGGCGATCTCGTCGCCGGTCGCCTCGTGGGGCCACTCGAAGTAGCCGGCCGTGTACGCGCGGGTCAGCGCCGCCTGTTGCCGCTCGGTCAGTTCGGACTGGAGTTCGGCGACGAACTCCCGCCGCGTCTCGTTGCGCTGGGTTCGCCGCTGGTATCCGACCAGTTCCGCGTCCGCGAAGCGCTCCATCACGGCGTCGGCCAGCGACTGCGCCATCGCTTCGCGACCCACCTCGACGGTGCTCGTCGCGCTCGCGGCGTCGACTCCGAGCGCCCGGAGCTCGGCTCCGTGCTCTTCGAGCAGGTCGCGGAACCGCGAGTCGGCCACCGAGAGCTCGACCACCGGGCTGTCCGCGGATTCGGCCAGTACGCTGTGGACCTCGATCGAGGGCGTGATCTCCGCGGCGTCGCGGACCGCGGCCGCGTCGACCGGCGAGCCCGTGTCCTCGCGGCCGATCTCGAAGAGCATCGTCGAGCGCTCGCGGTCGGCGAGGCTCCCCGCGTACCGGAGCCGGCACCCGAGCGCGTCGGCGAACGCGACGAGCGGGTGGTCGCGCGTCTCGAACCGGACCTCGACGGCGGACTCGCTCTGGAGCGTCCGGTGGCTCTCCAGGGCGTTGATCCCGGTCGCGATCGAGCGACCGAGCGCCGTCAGCACCGCCCGCTCGTAGTTGTGGAACGGCGTCGCGTCCGCGTACACGGCCACGATCCCGTAGGTCACGTCGCCGTAGTGGAGGGGGACGGCAGCGACGGCGGAGACGCGGTCTCCCCCGTCGCCGTCGACGGACTCGATGTGAACGTACTGGTCGGCACACGCGTCCGCGACGGCTGTGATGGTGGCGCCCGTGATGGCGGCCGTCCCGTGGCCGGTCGGGGCCTCGCTATCGTCGCAGCCGCCGATGGGGAGCGCGTCGTCGACGCCGATGCCACCGGTCTCGCCGACGGACTCCCGGGGTACGATCGCCTCCGCCGAGGGGTCGTACGTGCCGATCCACGCGCCGGCGTACGCCCCGCGGACCGTCTCGGCGACGCGCCGTTCGAGGTCGGCCCGCGAATCCGCCCGCGTCACCGCTTCCGTGACGTCGGCGACGACGCCGTTGAGGCGCTCCAACAAGCGCTTTTGCGCCTCGCGCTCGCGCTCGATCCGCGCCGCGCGGTGCTCTGCGGCCCGCTCGGCGCGCTTGCGTCGCGTGACGTCCTGCTGGAAGCCGACGAAGTACGCGATCTCGCCGGCGCCGTCCCGGAGCGGGGCGAGAGTCACCTCGTTCCAGAAGAGTTCGCCGTCCCGGCGGTAGTTCCGGAGTTCGACCGTCGTCGTCCGCCCCTCCTCGATGGCCCGCCGCATCTCGGCGACCGGTTCGTCGCGGGTCTCTTCGCCCTGGAGGAACCGACAGTTGCGCCCGACGGCGTACTCCGGCGGGTAGCCCGTGATCCGCTCGAAGGCGGCGTTGGCGTACACGAGCGGCATATCCGGCTTCCTGGCGTCGGCGACGGTGATGCCGACCGGCGCCTCGTCCATCGCCCGCGTCTTCAGCGACTCGTCGACGGCGTCGGTGCTGGCGGACGTCGGCGGGTCGTCGGTGCTGGCCGTCCGCCGCTCGTAGATCGTCGTCTCGCCGTCTCCACCCACACCCATACGGGCGACTGTAACCGCACGAACAAAACGTATTGGGCCGGCCGGCGCCGCGGCTAGCCGAAATCGGCAAGCGGACGCGAAAACGGAACGCATCCGGCGCGTAAATCGAGTCCGGCGATCGGACGTGGACGGGCGTGGAAGAGCGTGAAGGCCTCAGTCGGCCGTCGCTTCCTCTTCGGTCGCGCTGTCGGCCTCGACGTCCTCGCGGTAGTGCTCTTCGATGAACTCCTCGTCGACGCGGTTGAGCTCCTCCTTGGGCAGCATCGACAGGAGGTCCCAGCCGATCTCGAGGGTCTCTTCGAGGTCGCGGTTGGTGTCGAAGCCCTGGTCGACGAACTCCTCCTCGAAGCGGTCCGCGAAGTCGAGGTACTTGTTGTCACGCTCCGAGAGCGCCTCGCGACCGACGATGTTCACGAGGTCGCGCAGGTCCTCGCCCTCGGCGTAGGCGGCGTACATCTGGTCGGAGACGTCGCCGTGGTCCGCGCGGGTGAGGCCCTCGCCGATCCCGTCGTCCATCAGCCGCGAGAGGCTGGGCAGGACGTTGATCGGCGGTTCGATCCCCTGGCTGTTGAGGTCGGGGTCGACGTAGATCTGCCCCTCGGTGATGTAGCCCGTCAGGTCCGGGATCGGGTGGGTGTCGTCGTCGCCCGGCATCGTGAGGATCGGGATCTGCGTGACGGAGCCCTCGCGGCCCTCGATCCGGCCGGCGCGCTCGTAGAGCTGCGCCAGGTCGGTGTACATGTATCCGGGGTACCCGCGTCGGCCCGGGACCTCCTCGCGGGCCGCACCGATCTCGCGGAGCGCCTCGCAGTAGTTGGTCATGTCGGTCAGGATCACCAGCACGTGGTAATCCTTCTCGAAGGCGAGGTACTCGGCGGTGGTCAGGACCATCCGCGGGGTGACCGTCCGCTCGACGGCGGGGTCGTCCGCGAGGTTCATGAAGACCACGGAGCGTTCGAGCGCGCCCGTGCGCTCGAAGTCCTCCATAAACTCGTTCGCCTCCTCGGCGGTGATCCCCATCGCGCCGAAGATGACGGCGAACTCGGAGCCTTCGCCTTCGCCTTCTTCCTCTTCGGGGACGCTGGCCTGGCGGGCGATCTGCATCGCCAGCTCGCTGTGAGGCTGGCCCGAACTGGAGAAGATCGGGAGCTTCTGGCCGCGGACGAGCGTGTTCATCCCGTCGATGGCCGAGACGCCCGTCTCGATGAACTCCTCGGGGTACTCCCGGGAGTAGGGGTTGATCGCGGCGCCGACGATGTCCCGACGCTCGTCGGGGACGATGTCGGGGCCGTTGTCGATCGGTCGGCCCGACCCGTCGAGGACCCGTCCGAGGAGGTCCTCGGTGACGGGCATCTTCATCGTCTCGCCGAGGAAGCGAACGGACGCTTGCTGGTCGATACCGCTCGTCCCCTCGAACACCTGAATGGCGACGACGCCGTCGGAGGATTCGAGGACCTGCCCGCGCAGGGTCTCGCCCTGGGCGGTCTCGATCTCGACGATCTCGTCGTAGCCGATCGGTTCGTCGATCTCGGCGTACACGAGGGGGCCGCTGATCTCGGTGATGGTTTGGTACTCTTTCATGTTAGTAGAGACTCCGGAGCTGTTCCGTGATGTCCGATGTGAGCTCCTCGACGAACTCCTCGTAGTCCTCCTGGACGCCGATGCGGTTGATCCGCGGCGCGGCGTCGATGTCGATGATCTCGTCGACCGGGACGCCGGCCTCGAGCGCGTCGAAGGCCTCGTCGTTGAACGTCTCGATCGTCGTCAGCATCAGGTAGGTCTTCTCCGGCGGACAGTAGGTGTCGACCGGGTGGAACGCGTTCTGCTGGAGGTAGGCCTCGCGCAGGTAGCGCGCGACCTCGAGGGTGAGCTGCTGGTCCTCCGGCAGGGCGTCCTTGCCGACGAGCTGGACGATCTCCTGGAGCTCGGCCTCCTCGTCGAGGACGTCGACCGCCCACTGGCGCTTCTCGGGCCAGTCGTCGGCGACCTCGTCCTGGAACCAGGGGTCGAGCTGGTCCTTGTACAGCGAGTAGGACTCGTTCCAGTTGATCGACGGGAAGTGCCGGCGTTCGGCCAGGTCCGCGTCGAGCGCCCAGAAGGTCTTGACGATGCGCAGGGTGTTCTGGGTGACCGGCTCGGAGAAGTCGCCGCCGGGCGGCGAGACCGCGCCGATCGCCGAGACCGAGCCCTCGGTCCCGTTGACGTTCTCGAAGTAGCCGGCGCGCTCGTAGAACTGCGAGAGGCGCGCGGCCAGGTAGGCGGGGTAGCCCTCCTCGCCGGGCATCTCCTCCAGCCGCGAGGAGATCTCCCGCATCGCCTCGGCCCACCGCGAGGTGGAGTCGGCCATCAGCGCGACGTCGTAGCCCATATCGCGGTAGAACTCCGCGATCGTGATCCCGGTGTAGACGCAGGACTCGCGGGCCGCGACGGGCATATTCGAGGTGTTGGCGATGAGCGATGTCCGGGCCATCAGGGGGTTCCCCGTCGAAGGGTCTTCCAGCTCGGGGAAGTCGTCGATGACCTCGGTCATCTCGTTGCCGCGCTCGCCGCAGCCGACGTAGATGATGATATCGGCGTCGGCGTACTTCGCGAGCTGGTGCTGGGTGACCGTCTTCCCGGAGCCGAACGGCCCCGGAATGGCGGCGGTCCCGCCCTTCGCGATCGGGAAGAGGCCGTCGAGGATGCGCTGGCCGGAGACCAGCGGCGTCCGCGGCGTCTTCTTCTCGACCGTGGGCCGGGCCTCACGGACCGGCCACTCCTGGCGCATCTGGACGTCGACGCCGTTGTCGAGTTCGACGACCGTCTCGTCGACGGTGAACGACCCCGACTCGACGGAGACGACTTCCGCGGTCTCGCCCTCTTCGAGGGCGTCCGGCGGCACCATCACCTTGTGGTCGATGGTGATCGTCTCCTCGACGACGCCGACCACGTCGCCGCGGCCGACCTCGTCGCCCTCCTCGACTTCGGGCTCGAACTCCCACTCCTCGTCGAGTTCGATCCCCGGCGCGTCCACGCCGCGGTCGAGGTACGGGCTGCCCATCTTGTCTTCGAGGACGTCGAGCGGACGCTGGACGCCGTCGTAGATGGTGTCGAGCAGCCCCGGACCGAGGTCGACGGTCAGGGGGTCGCCGGTGTTCTCGACTGGCTCTCCGGGGGCGATCCCGGAGGTCTCTTCGTACACTTGGATCGTCGTCGTGTCGCCCTCGATCTCGATGACTTCGCCCATCAGCCCCTCGTCGCCCACGTAGACGACGTCGTTCATTCGGGCGTCGAGATCGCGGGCGGTCACGACGGGACCACTCACGCTCGCGATGATGCCGTCCTCGCGGACGGACTGTTCTGTCTGACTCATATGTTAGTCTTCCTCCATCAGGTCGATGCCGATGGCGCGTTTGATCTGGTCTCGGAGGCCGCCGGCGCCCGCGCCGCCGCCGAGGGTGACAAGCGTCGGTTCGATGCTGGTCTCGACGTCGTTGCGGACGTTGCGGGAGAGATGATCGAGGTCGTCGTCGTGCATCACCACGATGCCGACGTCGTCGTCTTCGAGCACCTCGGAGACGGCCTCGTCGAGCTGTTCGTCCTTCTCCTCGTCGGGGACGTTCTGGAACTTCCGGACGCCCGCGAGGCGGAACCCCGTGGTGAAGTCCGGACTCCCGACGACGGCGATCTCCTGGCTCATAGGATCACCAGTTCCTGTTCGATCTGCTCCTCGGAGAGGCCGGCCTCGCGGCCGCGAGCGATCGCCCGGATGTTGTCGACCTCGCGCTCCTTCGCCAGGATGTACGAGGCGATCGGGGTGATCGAAAGCGGGAACACGTGGCCGAGCTGGTCGGTGTACTCCAAGAGGGCCTCGTCGAGCGCGCGCTCGAAGTCGATGAGGCTGTCGGCGTCTTCGAGGTCGTCGAGCGCCTCCGAGAGGTCGTCTCCGTACTTCGACTCGCGTATCTTCGTGACGAGCTCGTCGCGGTTCTGCGCCAGCGTCGCGAGCTCGCTCGCCGAAAAGAGCGATCCGCCGTCGATGAAGTACTCGGCGGGGTCGATGTCGGCGCCGCTCTGGGCGAGCCGGAGCGCGTTCCGTGCGTTCCGGAAGTCGATCTCGGCCTCCAGGAACTCGCGGTACTGCTGGGTCGCCTCGTCGACGGTGAGCCCCTCGAGGAGGTGGTCGTAGTACGTCCGGTCGATCGCGTTCTCCAGGGGAACGAGGACGCCCGAGTCGTCGTAGTCGTCGTAGGCGTCTTCGAGCCCCGGGCCGAAGATCGTCCCGGAGAGCCGCTCGACGACCTCCTCGATCGACGGCGCGTCGAGCAGCCGATCGAGGAAGTCGTCGTCGAACTCGCCGGCGCGGATGAGGTCGTCGGAGACCGCCTCCCGGTCGGCGTCCGAATAGAGGCCGCGGATGACGGTCTTGACGTTCCAGGCGTCGAACTTGCGCAGGTAGCGCGCGATGAGGTCGTAGAGGCGCCCGTCGGCCCAGCGGAGCAGGTCGTCGAACTGCTTCGCGAGGTTGCGGTTGAGCGCGTACTCGATGAGGTCGACGCCGGAGTGGCGGGAGCCGAGCGCGTTGATCTCCGCTTCGTAGTCGGACTCCTCCATGAACCGAGCGATCTCGGCCGGCCCCATCCGAATCAGCTTGCGGTACTCCTCGTCCCCGTACAGGGCGCTTCGACGCGCCCTGACGCGGGCAGTCACGTACTCCGGATTGGAACCGCCGGCAGTACTCATTGGTCGAACAGTTTCTCGCTCACGTCCTTGAGGTTGTCCTCCCAGACGTCCTCGAGGACCGAGTCGAAGGTGTTGTTCACCCGGACCCGGGAGCCGGTGCCCTCGACGACCACGCCGCCGAGACAGTCGTACTCGCCGGCGTACTCGAAGCCGTCGTAATCGGCGACGAGGTCTTCGAGCAGGTCCGCGTCGTCGGCGCGGCCGTAGACCGACACCGACTCCTCGCCTTCGAACTCGGCGACAGCGTCCTCGAGGAGCGCGCGCGTCAGCGTCTCGCGCTTCTCGCCGGAGAGCGCCACGAGCTCGTCTTCGACCTGCGAGCGGACGTCTTCGAGGACGTCGCGACGGGCTTCGAGCCGCTCCTGCTTCGCTTCCAGCTTCGCGCTCGAGAGCGCCTGTTCGCGCTCCTGTTCGATCTGGCGCTCTACCTCTTCCTTCCGGGCTTCGAGGAGCTCCTCGGCGTCTGTCTCTGCCGTCTCGACGATCTCCTCGGCGCGGCGCTCGCCCTGCTCACGAATGTCCTCTGCACGCGCGCGGGCTTCGTCTCGGATGTCTTCGACGACGTTGTCCAAACTCATTGATGGAAAGAGCGGGGGCGCTTAGACCAGGAATACGACGACGAGAGCGAGGATGACGAGCGTCTCCGGCAGGACGGTCAGGATCAGACCGTTGACGAAGAGGTCGTTGTCCTCGGCGATGGCGCCCATCGCGGCGGCGCCGATTCCGCGCTCCGCGTAGCCCGCGCCGAACGCGGCGAGGCCGACCGCGATCGCGGCGGCGGCGGTTGGTTCAAGAGCCGGGGCAGCTGCCTGGGTCTGCTGTAGGAGTGCTTCGAACATTGTCTTAAGTTGCGACTTGATCAGTCGTCTCCGAACGTGCGTTATTGGAGGGACACGACTCTTAAAGGTTCCCAAACTACCTCATCAGAACGGGTGTCAAGAAGCCGCATACGGCGGTATTCGTCGGTTCGGCGAATCGACTCTTCGGGCGCGGACGCCGGCCCGGGAAAACCGCGTCGGGCCGACGGAATCGGGAGCCGTCGGTCCTCGAACGAGAGGGACCGAGGGCGAGCGGCCGGCTCAGTCCTCGGTCGTGAACTGCCGCTCGTAGCCGAAGGGCTCGTACTCGCGGCCGCCGCCGTCGAAGAACTTGTTGAAGAACTCGACGTACTCGAGACGCACCGCCTGCAGGCCAGCGCTCGTGACGCCGAGCGCCAGGACGAGCAGGTGTCCGAGCACCAGCACGAGGAGCCCGATCAGGATCGTCGCCGCGTCGCCGTGGACGAGGCCGCCGAACATAATCTCGGTGACCTCGTGGCCGTGGTACATATCGCCGACGTGGGGCATGTGGCCCAGGCCGAAGTGCCACTCGGCCTCGCCGCCGTGGCCGGTGACGTAGACGCCGAAGAACAGGAGATTGACCGTGAAGGCCATCCCCGCCTTCGCGAGCAGCACCGCGGCGATCCGGGTGTACGAGAGCACGTTCACGAGCACGTTCAGGAACTCGACGACCTCGATCGGCTCGCCGGCCGCGAGCAGGATCAGACCGACGACGAAGACCAGAAGCGGCACCGTAACCGGTCCGACGCCGGGGATGGTGAAGACCTCCATCGCCGGGAAGCCGTTGAATCCGAGGGGCAGAACGCCCTCACTGGAGAACGTCGTGTAGATGAACTCCGGCGCGACAGAGCGGAGCGCGTCGCTGAAGACCCACACCCACAGGCCGTTCATCATCAGGAGCCACGAGCCGTTCTCGTAGATCGCGTGTTCGAGGTCGTGGAGTTCGAGGTCCTCGAAGAACCCGAAGATCCACGCCACGTTCAGGTGAAGGATGCCGACCAGCACGCTCACGACGAGCCAGCCGCGGGCCCAGTCGATGCCGGCGGGCGAGAGGCCCTTCTCGATCGGGGCGTGGGAGAGGCCGACGACGCCCTCCCAGAAGTACGTCGCGATGACGTGGAGGCCGAACAGCTCGCCGTAGAGGATCCCGAAGACCGCGGTGAAGATCCCCGCGGCGATCGTCACGCCGCCCATACTCCGGAACGCCGGGCTCTCGAAGTTGCTGTAGAGGTAGTACCCGATTCCGGTGTAGATGAGCCCGTAGCCGAGGTCCCCGATCATGAAGCCGAAGAACGCCGGGAACGTGAGGAAGAGCACGACCGTCGGGTCGAACTCGTAGTAGCTCGGGCGGTTGACCGCCTGCACCAGGATCTCGAACGGCTTGACCGGGCCGGGGTTGTCCTGGACGGTCGGCGGCTCGTCGTCGCCCATCACGACCGCGCTGCCGCCGTCGGCGCGGGCGTCGGCCTCCGCGCCGCCGTCAGCCGCCGCCGCACCGCCGGGGTCGACGTCCTCGCGGACGTGGTCGGTCCCGTCCTTCGAGAACGTCGCGCGTTCGAGCTCTTCGATCTCGACGCGCTCGCCGACCTCGTCCTTGATGGCGCTCGTGAACTCGGTGTAGCGCTCGCTCGGGATCCAGCCCTCGGCGACGAAGGCGTTCTCGGTCGTCGCAAAGGAGAGCGGCGCCTCCGTCTTCTGGACGTCGATCGAGAGCTTCTCCTCGGCGGCGAGCAGGAAGCCCGCGGCGTCCATCTTCTCGGCTTCGAGCTCGTTTTCGACCGTCGAGAGCTTGGATTCGAGCTGCTGTTTCTCGTGTTCGAGCTCCTTTTTGTACTCGCTCGGCGTCCCGTCGGCGTCGGGGATCTCATAGGAGTTGAAGTCCGCGCTGACGAGCGCGTCGGTGAGCGCCGACGCGTCGGCGTCCGACGTCGGGTACGCGAAGATCCCCAGCACGCCGTCGCCCGCGAAGATCTCGTGCGAGCGGATCTCCTCGGCGTCGATGACCGCGCGCTCGATCGCGTCGCGGTCGCCCTCGCCGACGGCGACCTGGAGCGTGTCGTAGCCCGACAGCAGATCGAGGTCGATCCCGAGGTCGACGAACGGGTCGATCGCGTCGATCCGGTCTTCGACGTCGCGGATGTCCTGTCGGAGCTCCTGGCGCCGGTCGTCGAGGTCGTTGACGCGGGTCCGGATCTCTTCGAGTTCCTCGTCGAGCGCCTCGTCGGTGACGATCCGGGTCGGGCCGGCGTCCTCCTCGTCGACGTCGAGGATGCTCTCCAGCGAGCGCACGGTGACGAGGCGGTCCGAGGACTCCTCGGCGCCCTCGATCGGGCTGCCCGGCTGGAAGCCCTCCCAGGAGCCGTCGTACTCGGTGACGTGCAGAAGGTTCAGGCCGTGGGCCGTCTCGATGACGTCGTCCATCACGGCCTTCGATCCCGTCACCGAGACCTTGCTCATCTGCTCAGGTCTGAGCATTTACCGCCTCCTCGAACTGACTGATCGCGTACTCGACCGCTTCCTCCTTGTTGTCCTCGGCCGACGCGATCAGTTCCTCTCGCGCTTCGGTGCCCTCCGCGAGGATCTCCTTTCGCTCTTCTTCGATCTCCTCGCGGGCCTCGGCGAGCCGCTCTTCTTCGTACTCGTCGGCCTCAGCTTCTGCGTCGGTGCGGATCTCCTCGGCCTCGCGCCGCGCCTCCTCGATGCGCTCGTCGCGGTCGTCCTCCGCCTCCGCAACGATGTCGTCGGCTTCGGACTCGGCCGTTTTGATCCGTTCGAGAACCTCTGGTCTCGGCATACTCGTATCACCGAAACGTTGCGCAAGCGCCGTATAAGGTGTTTGCGGAACTCCCTGGAGAGGCGACGGCGCGACGGCAACGGCGACGTCTGGGATCCGCAGGGTTATGATCGTCCCGTCCCAAACGCCGCCCGATGGGTGTCCTCGAAGACAAGGCCAACGCGCGCCTGTTCTACAAGTACCTCTCGAAGGTATACGACCGGATCAACCCCTTCATCTGGAACGCGGAGATGCGCGACGAGGCGCTGGAGTGGTTCGGGCTCGAAGCGGGCGACCGCGTCCTCGACGTCGGCTGCGGGACCGGCTTCGCCACCGAGGGCCTGCTCCGGTACACCGACGACGTCCACGGCCTCGACCAGAGCCGCCACCAGATGGAGAAGGCGTTCGAGAAGTTCGGGACCACGGACCGGGTGCGGTTCTACCGCGGCGACGCCGAACGGCTCCCGTTCGCCGACGGCGCGTTCGACGCCGTCTGGTCGTCGGGATCGATCGAGTACTGGCCGAACCCCGTCGACGCCCTGGCGGAGTTCCGCCGCGTCGTGGAGCCCGGCGGCCGCGTCCTCGTCGTCGGCCCCGACTACCCGAACAACCGACTGTTCCAGGAGCTCGCGGACGCGATTATGCTGTTCTACGACGAGAGCGAGGCCCAGCGGATGTTCGAGGAGGCCGGCTTCGTCGACATCGAGCACCACATCCAGCAGGCGTATCCCGGCAGCCCTCGCGCCATCACGACCATCGCGCGAGCGCCCGAGGAGTAATTTTTCCGCTCGCTTCCCCCGCATACTTCCGCTCGTATCCCATCGCGCAGGTCACACCACCCCGCGGACGCTACCGACGGTCCGTCCCTTGACGGCGACGGTCACCGAAACCGTCCGCCCCGGGGCCAGCCCCGGCGCGTTGGTCGACGCCAGTCGGAACGACGCCGACTCCCCCGCCGACCAGACGCCGTCGCCCGCGACGTTGAACGGGCCGGTCGGCCCCGCGCGGAACCCCCGCGCCGCGAAGAACGGCACCGGCGGCTGGTGGCGGAGTTCCCGCCCGTCGACGGCGACGACAAGGCGGAGGTCCGCGACCGAAAGCGGCGCGCCGGCCTCGTGGGTAAGCGTGATCGCGTCGCCGTCGAGTCGGAGCGAGAGCGCGATCGGGCCCGGGGCGTCGCCGCCCGCGTCTGCGGCGAGATCGACGCCGGCCCCGGCCGCGACGGCGTCCGCACCGGCGGCGACGACGCTGCCGAGGCCGAC
This is a stretch of genomic DNA from Halobellus sp. MBLA0158. It encodes these proteins:
- a CDS encoding Brp/Blh family beta-carotene 15,15'-dioxygenase, yielding MVGTGPAAVSKSVSAARGPMLAIGVGPAWLAIGSTTLLAVADAFVGVAATLPAWLRYAPLAVSLVAFGLPHGAVDHLAPARAAGERPTLRWLALVGLAYLLLGVGYAALWYVAPAASAAFFIGLTWFHWGQGDLYALDALGGAHLDDRAVRVGTLVVRGGLPMLVPLLRFPGRYRDVVDAWVALFGGGLDAAWLVAPETRLALGGAFAGVTAATLLLGRLRGGGDAWVRDAGETLLLWAYFLVVPPLVAVGVYFCVWHSLRHIARLVAVDPGARDAFDDRGTAAALFRVGRDAVPLTAVSIALLVGVAIVAGFDADIEALAALYLVFIAVLTLPHVAVVAWMDWAETAGLARLVREQ
- a CDS encoding lycopene cyclase domain-containing protein: MTTTLTYLQFHLAFLLPAVMLLVATGAVSRARIGESATPWSSGGLRRYWVGVAIITVVAVVYTTPWDNLLIARGVWWYGDGTTIATVGHAPIEEYLFILVQPWLTALWLSHLSVPTTWPETERPVAGRVVALALAAGIGLLGWRLLALDATFYLGAILAWAAPVVALQWAVGAPQLWARRRLVAAGTLLPTLYLCTVDRVAIELGIWVLSEQYTTGLYLLGLPVEEATFFLVTNLFVVQGLVLYRPVVAELLSADSIPGAAWRRRLRTLGIDIDADVER
- a CDS encoding bacteriorhodopsin, encoding MPQPGSEGIWLWIGTLGMFLGMLYFIARGWGETDRRRQEFYIVTIFITAIAFVNYLAMALGFGLTTVTVGGEELPIYWARYTDWFFTTPLLLIDLGLLAGANRNELASLVGLDMLMIGTGVLATLSGGAGVLSEGARRIVWWGVSTGFLLVLLYMLYGSLDEKASQLSGDAASTFSTLRTLIVVVWLIYPVWWIVGTEGLRIVPLYVETAGFMVLDLVAKVGFGIILLSSREVLDAAGSAAGAEPAD
- a CDS encoding PAS domain S-box protein gives rise to the protein MGVGGDGETTIYERRTASTDDPPTSASTDAVDESLKTRAMDEAPVGITVADARKPDMPLVYANAAFERITGYPPEYAVGRNCRFLQGEETRDEPVAEMRRAIEEGRTTTVELRNYRRDGELFWNEVTLAPLRDGAGEIAYFVGFQQDVTRRKRAERAAEHRAARIEREREAQKRLLERLNGVVADVTEAVTRADSRADLERRVAETVRGAYAGAWIGTYDPSAEAIVPRESVGETGGIGVDDALPIGGCDDSEAPTGHGTAAITGATITAVADACADQYVHIESVDGDGGDRVSAVAAVPLHYGDVTYGIVAVYADATPFHNYERAVLTALGRSIATGINALESHRTLQSESAVEVRFETRDHPLVAFADALGCRLRYAGSLADRERSTMLFEIGREDTGSPVDAAAVRDAAEITPSIEVHSVLAESADSPVVELSVADSRFRDLLEEHGAELRALGVDAASATSTVEVGREAMAQSLADAVMERFADAELVGYQRRTQRNETRREFVAELQSELTERQQAALTRAYTAGYFEWPHEATGDEIAESMGIGRSTFHQHLRSAQRKLVGAVVDDDVLRSREIDGHGSN
- a CDS encoding V-type ATP synthase subunit B translates to MKEYQTITEISGPLVYAEIDEPIGYDEIVEIETAQGETLRGQVLESSDGVVAIQVFEGTSGIDQQASVRFLGETMKMPVTEDLLGRVLDGSGRPIDNGPDIVPDERRDIVGAAINPYSREYPEEFIETGVSAIDGMNTLVRGQKLPIFSSSGQPHSELAMQIARQASVPEEEEGEGEGSEFAVIFGAMGITAEEANEFMEDFERTGALERSVVFMNLADDPAVERTVTPRMVLTTAEYLAFEKDYHVLVILTDMTNYCEALREIGAAREEVPGRRGYPGYMYTDLAQLYERAGRIEGREGSVTQIPILTMPGDDDTHPIPDLTGYITEGQIYVDPDLNSQGIEPPINVLPSLSRLMDDGIGEGLTRADHGDVSDQMYAAYAEGEDLRDLVNIVGREALSERDNKYLDFADRFEEEFVDQGFDTNRDLEETLEIGWDLLSMLPKEELNRVDEEFIEEHYREDVEADSATEEEATAD